From the genome of Leptodactylus fuscus isolate aLepFus1 chromosome 1, aLepFus1.hap2, whole genome shotgun sequence, one region includes:
- the LOC142189593 gene encoding olfactory receptor 5V1-like produces the protein MSINQTTFSSFEILGLSDHPSIKSLLFCVLLVMYIIALLGNLMIILLSQLEKSLQTPMYFFLTNLSFLDICYTSTTMPKMLQALVAEKVISFIGCAVQLYFFFACVGTECILLGIMSYDRFVAICNPLQYSVIMNHKVTYTLASVSWGGGLSNSVIHTVFTFHLHFCASNRINYFFCDIPPLLSLACDDTFVNELLLQSIGVFIAWTPFLFIIVSYIYIIATILKIRSSEGRQKAFSTCLSHVIVVILYYGSSISNYVRPTSLHSLDKDKVVSVLYSVVTPMLNPIIYTLKNQDVKKAFHKQFSFIKGKIASRHMKKSVSCHWCNSLKAETSESQGKKKPAGAPPKESPIPSSLPCSQQE, from the exons ATGAGCATTAACCAGACAACTTTCTCCAGCTTTGAAATACTTGGATTGTCCGATCACCCCAGTATCAAATCTCTGCTCTTTTGTGTACTCCTTGTAATGTATATTATAGCATTGCTGGGGAACTTGATGATTATACTGCTGTCTCAGCTAGAGAAGAGTCTTCAGACACCTATGTATTTCTTCTTAACAAACCTATCTTTCTTGGATATCTGCTATACTTCTACTACAATGCCCAAAATGTTACAAGCACTGGTAGCAGAAAAGGTTATCTCCTTCATTGGTTGTGCAGTGCAGCTATATTTCTTCTTTGCGTGTGTTGGTACAGAGTGCATTCTGCTTGGAATTATGTCCTATGATCGTTTTGTAGCGATATGTAATCCCTTGCAATATTCTGTAATAATGAACCATAAGGTGACCTACACCCTAGCCAGTGTCTCTTGGGGCGGTGGTCTTTCAAATTCTGTAATCCATACCGTGTTCACATTCCACTTACATTTTTGTGCTTCCAACCGtatcaattattttttttgtgacaTCCCTCCTCTCTTATCATTGGCCTGTGATGATACATTTGTTAATGAACTTTTGTTACAATCTATTGGTGTTTTCATAGCTTGGACTCCTTTCCTGTTTATTATTGtatcatacatatatattattgcGACCATACTGAAAATCAGGTCAAGCGAGGGAAGACAGAAGGCTTTTTCTACCTGTCTCTCTCATGTAATCGTAGTTATTTTGTACTATGGCAGTTCCATTTCAAATTATGTGAGACCAACTTCTTTACACTCTTTGGATAAGGACAAGGTCGTCTCAGTTCTTTACAGTGTGGTGACACCAATGTTGAACCCAATAATATACACTTTAAAAAACCAAGATGTTAAAAAAGCTTTCCATAAGCAGTTTTCCTTTATAAAAGGAAAAATAGCAAGTAGACACATGAAGAAATCTGTGTCCTGCCATTGGTGTAACTCTTTAAAG GCTGAAACCTCAGAGTCTCAGGGAAAGAAGAAGCCAGCAGGAGCTCCGCCTAAAGAAAGCCCAatcccctcctcccttccctgcTCCCAGCAAGAGTGA